The DNA segment ATCTCCTTTCACTCAGGAAGTAAATGACAAgccggtacccctcaacttcaggctgccaACATTGGAGACATACGACGGCAGCTCCGATCCCGCGGAGCACGTCTTCgcatttcgggctcagatggccctctatggcacctccaatGCTTTGATGTGCTGGGCGTTTCCGACCACCCTGAGGGGACCGGCACGAGCATGGTTCAATCGGCTGTGCTAATCCTCGGTCTCGTCCTTTGACCAACTCGCTAGGGAGTTTGAGCAGAACTTCCTCGCCAGCGtacgacctaggccttccatggccaccttgctcaCATTATCTCAGCGCAAAGACGAGCCACTCTCCCAGTTCGTGGCACGTTCCACCACTGAGATCCGAGGATTCCCAAACGCTCACCCCTTTTTAATCATGCAGGCGTTCctgatgggtttgaagccttcaaggttcttctggtcgttgaTCGAGAAGCCACCAGTAACTGTCGCCGAAATGCTCCAACGCGCCAACCAGTATGTCACTGCCGAAGCGTTGGTGGTGGGGAAGCGTACGAAaggcaagaggccaagggcggaaCAATCCCGGGGAATAACCTTAGTAGCCCTGGCGCCACCCTACCGAGGGCCCAACCGACAAGAGCTGCTGCTCCAGAGGGCCCCACCTCTCCTCCTAAATATGTCCCGCACTAAGATCTTTCTCCAAATTAGGGAAAATGGTCTCTTGTGACAATCTCGTCCCATGAAGGCCACTCACAAAGATCGGTCTAAATATTATAGGTTCCACCGAGACCACGGCCATGATACGGAGGATTGCCACAACCTCCAGAATCAAATTGAGGGACTGATCCGGAGAGGCAACCTCAGACGTTATCTTAGGGAACCCTAGGAAGCGACTCCGCGCCCCAGGGGACCCGTTGAAAGACAAATCGATGTCATTTCTGGGGGGCCAGCAGCCGACGACAACAGCTCTGCGCCGAGGAAGGCCTATGCCCACAGCACGGTTGAGAAATGTCCTAGGTCCGAACTTGAACCTGAAATCACCTTCGGGGCCAAAGAAGTCGAGCTCTCCCATCACGACGAcgctttggtgatctccatccagGTCGCCAACACCCGAGTCAAAAGGATGATGGTCGACACTAGGAGTTCCGCCGACTTCTTTTACTTCAACGACTTCAAGAAGCTCGGCTTGACTGAGGCAGACCTCGCCCCCATGCCGTCAGCGGTCACAGGATTCACAGGGTATTCCATCTCCCTGCTCGAGACCACAGTTCTCCTTATCACCATTGGGGAGGAGCCGAGAGTGAAGACAATAATGACcgccttcatggtagtcgatctgCCCTCAGCTTACAACGTCATCCTCGACCGGCTGACGTTAAACAAGTTAAAGGCAGTGGTTTCCACCTATCATAAGGCCATCAAGTTTCCGACCTCGGTGGGGATTAGGGGGGCCTGAAGAGACATAGGGGAGTCAAAGCGATGCTATCTCACTGCAATTACTCTCATAGGGAAATCGCGCTCAACTCAATTCCCCAACCCCTGTGAAGAACCCATGGCATCGATGCCGCTGGAGCCTCCCGAGCGGCTCATTGAGGTACCCTTGAAAAGGAGCCGACCCGATCTGACCATCAAGGTCGAAACTACACTCCCCGAAGCAGACCGGCTCCACCTCATTGACTTCATGAGGAGAAATGCCGATATGTTCGCATGGTCTCCCGAAGAGATGCCCAGGATCGACCTGGAGTGGCCTAGCATCGGCTCAACATCGACCGAGGAAGTTCGCCCCCGACCGATAGAAGGCAATCGGTGACAAGGTTGATCACCTTAAAAAGGTCGGATTCATTATTGAGGTTCAATACCCTTAGTGGATCTCGAATGTAATCCTCGTTAAGAAatctaatggaagctggaggatatgtgttgattacaccgatctcaaccgggCATGCCCCAAGGACTGGTATCTGCTCCCCAGGATAGATCAATTGGTCGACGCCACCACGGGCCATGAACTCCTCACATTCATGGATGcattctcgggctacaaccaaatccagATGACGACTTAGGATTAAGAGAACACTGCCTTCGTCACCAACAGAGGGGCGTATTGTTACAAGGTGATGCCCTTCAGTCTGAAAAATGTTGGGGCGACTTACCAAAGGATGGTCGACAAACTTTTCAAGCACTAGCTCGGGAGGAATATGGAAGTATACGTaaacgacatgatcgtaaagagcaagGTCGTAAGCACACACTTGACCGACCTGGCAGAAATATTCCAAACCCTCAGGCGGTTCAACATACGTCTAAATCCCATGAAGTGCATCTTCGAGGTCAGCTCAGGGAGGTTCCTCGGCTTTGTCATTCACCAAAGGGGGATAAACGCCAACCCAGAAAAGGTATGGGCCATAACCGAGATGCAGTCCCCCTGCTCAGTCAGGGAGGTGCAGCGACTCACCGAGAAGTTGGCAGCGCTCAACAGATTCTTGTCGTGATCAagcgacaagtgcctccccttttTTCGGGCTTTGCGATGGGTTGATAACTTTACATGGTCCTCGAAGTGCGAGGAAGCCTTCGAAAAGTTAAAGGCGTGCCTCGCCCGCTTGCCCCGACTCGCCTCGCCCACTTGCCCCGACTCGCCTTGCCCAAGCCGGAAGAAACCCTTAGCCTCTACTTGGCGACCTCGGCACAAGCAGTCAGCTTAGTGTTAGTTCGAGAGATACCCCCAATGTAGCAACCCATATATTATGTCAGTCATATCCTCGTCAGGCTCGAGGCGCGGTACTCCCCAATCGAGAAGCTAATTCTCGCTCTAATGAAGATGGCCCAAAAGTTGCggccctacttccaagcccataCGATTAAAGTAATCATCGACTAGCCACTATGATAGATCTTTTCCAACTTCGACACATCCGGTCGCATTCTACGATAGTTGGTCGAGCTCAGCGAATTCTACATTCAGTACTCCTCTAGGATcgccatcaaagctcaggtacTGGCTGACTTTATTTCTGAGCTAACTCCCGAAGACCATGTTATGGGGTAGGAGAACAACCAGAACACATGGACCCTGTACATGGATGGCTCATCCACTACCAGAGCGGCCAGGGTCGGGCTTATCCTCAAAGGCCTATCAGGAGAAACCTACGAGAAGTCACTCCAATTGCAACTCCgagccactaacaacgaggcCGAGTACGAGGCGCTACTTCATGACCTGTGCCTCGCTTGGAGATGCATGTAGACGACCTCGATGTCTTCAGCGACTCCCATCCGATGACGGGACATGTTAATGGGAGCTACGAAGCTTGGGACCCAACGATGGCGTTATGCCTGATGGAGGCAAAGCGGCTCGCCCACCGCTTCAACCGCCTCTCGATCTCTAGAATACCTCGTGTAGAACATGCAGGCTGATGTGCTAGGCAGATCGGCCTCCGCCCGTAGCCTAGCATCAGCTCCAATGATTGAGTCCATAACGACACCGACGATGATGACTCATGAGGTTGCCGAAACGGATGTACCACCAAACTGGATGGAGGATATCCTCCGTTTCAAAATGGGTGGAAAGGAACCCGACGACCCGACAACTATGAGACGACTGAGGCGAACCCAAGCTTGATACTATGTCATTGGTGGAAGGCTGTACCGAAGGGCCTTCTCTTAACCTCTCTTATGTTGCCTCACGCCATCATAAGCTAAGACGATTCTCTCCGAGCTCAATGAGGGGATCTGTGGGGAGCACATCAAGATCCTCCGATAAGGGTACTACTGGCCAACTATGCGTCGGGATGCCATGTCATACATGCAGCAGTGCCTGCAATGCCAAAGGAACGCTCGACTGCCACACCAGCCAGCGGTTCCCCTTACCTCGATGGATGCGGCCTGGCCCTTCGCCTAATGGGGGCTCGATCTCCTTGGACCTTTCCCTCCAGCATTGGGATAGCGACGCTTTATGATAGTCGGGGTCacctacttcacgaagtgggttgaagccgaacccttggcctccattACTGAGAAGCAAGTCCAAAGCTTCACATGGACGAACATCATCACCCGGTTCAGGATCCCGAAGGCTATCATCGCCGACAACGGAGCTCAATTCAACAACGCTAAATTCCAGGCCTACTGTCAGTCGTACGGGATCCAGCAGAAGTTCAGCTCGGTCACACACCCCCAAACTAACGGCTAGACTGAAGTGATGAATCGGGTGATTTTGGAAGGCCTCAAGAGGAGGATCTTGGGCACGCACGGAGCCTGGGTGGATGAGCTTCCCAGTATCTTGTGGACAATGCGAACGACTGCCAAAACCACCTCAGGGGAGTCTCTGTTTAGCCTGATGTTTAGGACTGAAGTAGTCCTTCCACCCGAGATGGTGTTCTCGACCCTACACACCTCCAATTACAAAAAAGAAGACTCCTAGAAGGGCCTCCAAGCAAACTTAGATCTCCTCAAAGAAAGGAGAGCCAAGGTGCATCTACATACCTTAGTGTATAAGAAGGCAACGACTTGGGTATACAACCGCAGAGTCCGCCCATGGCCAATCAAGGTCAAGGACCTCGTCCTCCGAAAAGCAGAGGTGAGTGACCTGACTCGAGCAAGGGGAAAGCTCACCCCTAACTGGGAAGGCCCATATCGAGTCTACGACATGGTCCGAGAGAGGACCTACCAACTTGAGACTATGGAGGGAATCCCCCTGCCGAGAACATGGAACGTGATAAACCTAAAGAAATTCTACCCATAAAAGAAGCAAGTCTGGGTGAGAAGAAGACATACGAAGCATGTACACCCACACTCGAGAAAAAGCAAGTCAGAATTTCAAAATGAAAGTGCTTCTTGACAAAAGAGGAAATACACAAGGTGGTCGGACGGTACGGTTCCTAACCCAACCAGaacagaaggaaaagaaaagggaAATGCAGCCCCTAGCTAGGGGGCGGGGTCTCGGGCCCATCGTCGAAGGGGACATTTGTCGGCATGTCGATGTCTTGATTCGTCGAGTTGTCGGTGAATGGGTCTGACTCCAGCTCCAGGTCCAAGTACTTCGCTCAGAAGCAAGTGCAGGCCACCCGGTACTCGTACTCATACGTGGCTCGCCTCGACCTCACTAGGCCACGCTCGAACCTGACGGATGCTTTGTATATGGCGACCGCCTCCTCGACCTTCTTGGGCAATGCCAGTCGCTCCTCCTTCAGGATCTCTTCGGTGGCTTAGGCCGAAGATTTGGTGGTCTCAACATCATGGGAGAGGGTCAGTAGCTCGTCATCCAGTGATTGGATATGTGACCGGTTCTCTTCTAGCTCGGTCTTCAAATGAGCCACCTCCTCAAGTAGAGTCGAGGCGCGCTCTTCGACCGTGACGATGACCTGTTGCCCCCCTCCGACCTTCAGCTCCAAGTTCTCCAAGCGAAGGGCAGCATAGGTGTCCGACTAGCGCTCAATCACCCGCCCGACATCGAGCACCCGGTCAATTAGCGCCATGTCGTAGTGCTAGCTCCGCATGTGGATCGGTGTTAGGACCCATGCAGGAAGGGATTGAGCAAGGAAGGGAAGTCACCACTTACCTAAATGAGTGACTTGGCTACCCGCTCTGCCAGCACCTCGTAGGGGGAGTTGTAGAGATCCTTGGCTATAATGGGGTGGAGCGCCCCTCGGATGAACTCCTGGGCAGTTAGCCCATCGTCCAAGATGTGACTATCGGCCTTGAGGGTCGCCCATCGGGTGGCATAGGGGGCTCCTGGCTCCCCAATTGAAAGGTCAACCATGTTCAAGGCCTGGTACTCCTCACCATTGGCCCAGGAGTAGACGCGACACAGCTCCCGTATCGACGGTGGGTGCGTCGGCGGAAAAATAATATAAAGCCCCGTGAAATAGTATAATATAAAACCTTGTGCAATAGTATAAAGTTCCGGGCTAGCCTCCGGCTAGGGGGAGGGAAAAATAATTCTacccactactgacttgctcgtcggaggggctaaagtcgggaatcactcgacgaaggccatttttgcaAGGAAGCAACCACCTACGGTCCGCGAACGTCCCAACCTTGGAAGTTGTCGACCGACGTCCCTAAGGTGAGCCATCAATTTGCCCAGATCCTAACCAACGCCAACCAGCACTCATTCTCGATGGTGCGGTCACCTCAGCATCCAGCTCACTCTATAGAAAGCTCTCGACATTGACCCGCGGACCTAGCCATGCTCAATGATCAGTCACGATATATTTGTTCGCTAACAACAGGATACGAGGAAGATTTCTCTGTGACGTCTTCGCGCATGCTTTTCGTATCACAAGTAATTGGTAGGAAGAGTTCATCGAAGGCTATGGCTGCATGTGCAACACTGGAGCGAGGAAGATGATCGCGATAACGGATGCAACTCAAACGTACACGCCACTTGGGGCTTTCATTGGTTGAATTGTCCGGGAGCGTTCACGGGTTCACGGGTCTAGCATGGAACAAAACACGCAGCTTGGGAAAGTGGAGAAGCGAACACGCAAGTATTGTCAGCTTATTCTTCGCGTCAACTCCAACCTCAAAATGAACCGCGGACAACTCGCTTGTCTAATGTTAGAATTCTCTAGACTTGCAGGATGATAACCTACAGCCATTTTTGCAGGCTTTCTGATGCAGCAGGGGATGAAGATGAATATGAGGTCTGAGACAGAGGAAAGGACGGAAGAGCAAAAGCAGCAACGAGGTCTCGTCCCCTTGGGGAACACGCAGTGAAGATTGTTGAGATGATGATTCAGTTTGGCGTCAAAGTGAACTCGGATCCATGTTCTTTTGGCTTCGAGGTTAAAGCGACTTTGGTAGCCAGTGATGTGTTGGCTGCACGCTTTGCACCATCGAGCATGTGATGTGTTGGTGCCAGTGCGGCACTGCTTTAGAGGCACTGAGTTCACGAGCTCTCTGTGATGTGATACAACCTTCTTCGCCATCACATTAAAATAACATTAGCTACTCGGTACGACCTGTATGTCACAGTAATCATATGACTATCGATTGACAGATGCCACAAGGACAGCATTATCCATTTCAGCATCCCTCGCTCCGAACCACAACAATTCACGCTGGCTGGATCGTGGAAGGCTTCTGTTCCTCGTAAACTTTTGCTCGTTAGTGTCGGCCACCGCTTGCTGACGATGAAAGTTCAACGGCGAAAGATTCCCAGCACATTCAATGGCTGTGGCAAAGCCAATCATCGAGGAAGCACCATCCCCTGCAAAGGCCTCACCTTTCCTGCAGGATTAAATTGCATGCTCCGATGTGGGCGCGTGCAATGCAATGCATGGCCCTTGCGTGCATACAATTCGCACTCCATTCCTCGATCTAAGAGATGACTTAAAGCCGGAATGGGAAAAGAGATTCCCAACTCCCCACCACCATCCGCCCACTTCGCCCCCCTCTATCTCTCTTGCGAACTCATATGAAGCCATGAAACGAAAGATAATATCTAAACAAATGGCGTCTTCTATTAATTACACATTCACTACGGTGGTGGAATTGCTGTCTGCTTCTGTTAGAGGCCACAAACGGGAGGCACCCGAGAGACTGTTATCTCTTGCGCTGGAGCTTTCTGCTTGGATCGATGTAGCCTTTCTCCCTGAGCCTCAGCTCCAGGTTTCCCTGCTCTGGATTCTTTCTCTTGGAGTCTCTTTGCATCCCACGTTGAGGCTCTGGGGATCCAGATTCAAATCCTGGTCTGTAAAAGCTGTGCTTGGAGCCCTCTTCTCGGACTCCTCTGCTTCCTATCTTCACTTCCTACTTGTTTCCTTCCTGAAGACCTTGACTTTGGCTTCCCAGAAATCTTTTGGCTCCAAATCCTTGGTTTTCTCTGTACGAATTCGCTCGTCTAGCACCAAGTCTTTAGCGTATCGTGGAAGATTCATTAAACTCGACCTTTTTAGCTGAAAAAGATGGTTCCTTCTCGAGCCTTGGTGCTGATGGCGGCCCTGCTGCCTCTCCTGCTGCAATGCAGCGTGGCGGTGACGGAGGCGTCGTGCTCCGACGTCGTGCCGATGAAGCGGCGAAGGGAGGTGATTTCGATCACGGACTTCGGAGCTGTGGGAGACGGGAAGACGCTCAACACTTGGCCTTTCAAGAAGGCCATCTATCGGATTCAGCACCTTCGACGCAGAGGTGGTACTCTTCTCTACGTCCCCCCCGGCGTTTGGCTCACAGGGAGCGTCAGCCTAACCAGCCACATGACGCTTTACCTGGCCCGAGGAGCCATCATCAAGGCCACCCAGGCGTGTCTTCTCGTCACATTTAACCTTCTCTTCTAACCACCTAGTAGACCAAGTTATGAAGTGGACTAAACTTGGGGTTACATATCCTTCAATGTCTGTACCTTCATTTTTGTACACGGATGCCAGAGGATACTGCTGTGGGTTCCGCTGACACTCGCAAAGTTGAGCTGTGCAGGATACACGGAGGTGGCCTTTGGTGGATCCTTTACCGTCGTATGGAAGAGGGCGGGAGCTGCCGGGCCGTAGATACATGAGCTTCATTCAGGGAGACGGCATCAGTGATGTGATCATAACAGGTGACTTTATCACATCGCTCTTTAGGTCTTGCTATTGCATTCTGCAGAGGCAGCATGTTTGTCGTCTGCTGCACTCTTTTGAATTCTACATTCTTTTGTGGAGATCTATTAACAAAACATGCACCATAGGCGACACACAGTGGTTTCCATGTCCAATGCCAACATGGGCGCTGTTTCCTGGGCAACATTAGCGGAAGCACTGAAAGGTCTTTCACCCGACGGAGACGAATCTCTATGCCCTGTAGCTGAAACGATAAATAATAAGAACAAACAAAAGGGCATACATGCATGATTATTTGTAGAAAAAGGATGTGATAATGGAAATATTCGAATTTAATGATTTTTTCCCCAAGCGGACGATGTTCATCTGTCGAGAAGGGCATGCCTCGCCTGCGCAGCAACAGTAAAACAGAGAGACGCTCTTCATACATCAAGAatctaatttgtgttcttctACGCTTTTGTAATCACAAATTTTCGTATTTTAAACGATATTAGAGTGAATAGCGAACACTGGATGCTATTCACGGTGCAAAGGATTCGAAGTTAGGTCTCAGCTCAGGCAGATTTCTTTATCCTTGCAGTCCACTCTGGTTTGCAGAGGTCCATCTTTGGTGAACCTACGATGTGTACATATTTCAAGCAGCTTGTTTTTGCTTTCTTCCTCGCACAAATGGATTACCTGGTTCAAATACTCAGATGATCAAGGATGGTCTATGTTTGTTTGGATGATTCACATTTTGCTTCCGCAGGTGAGAATGGAACAATCGATGGTCAAGGCGAGGTGTGGTGGAACATGTGGAGGCGGAGATCTCTCCATTTCACAAGACCGAATCTTGTGGAGTTCAAGAATTCTAGAGATATTATCATTTCTAATGTGGTCTTTCAGAACTCTCCTTTTTGGAACATTCACCCTGTTTACTGCAGGTAGCTGCattatcttcctttttcttcttttcgacCATCTGTTGATCTAGCGTTGAAGGAAGACGACGATCTGCATCTCTGTTGCAGCAACGTGGTGATAAAGTACGTGACCGTGTTGGCTCCGCATGACTCCCCTAACACGGATGGAATAGATCCAGGTATACTGGTTCCTTCGAATGCTCTTTGAGCATGCAACCGCGTCATGTGTGGTGATCGAAGAAGAAACTCGTTTGATTCAGATTCCAGCTCGAACGTCTGCATCGAGGATGCCCACATCTCAACTGGGGATGATCTGGTGGCCGTAAAGAGCGGGTGGGACGAGTATGGAATCGCTTATGGGCGTCCCAGCTCTGGCATCATGATCCGAAGGCTCACAGGTTCCTCGCCCTTCTCCGGCGTCGCCATCGGAAGCGAAACCTCGGGCGGGGTGGAGAACGTCCTGGTGGAGAACGTCAACCTCTACGACACCGGCATCGGCATCCACATCAAGACCAACGTGGGGAGGGGAGGGTTCGTAAGGAACATCACGGTGGTCAACGTGAGCATGAACAAGGTGCGCAAGGGGATCCGGATCGCAGGCGACGTCGGCGACCACCCCGACGAGTACTTCGACCGACGCGCCATCCCCACCGTGGACGGCATCACCATCAAGAACGTGTGGGGCGTGGACGTGCAGCAGCCTGGATCGATCCAAGGCATCAAGAACTCACCCTTCACTCGGATATGCCTCTCCAACGTCAAGCTGTGGGGCGTCGCCAAGCGCTCGGCGCCGTGGAAGTGCGTGGACGTCAGTGGAGCTGCTCTCGGAGTCCAGCCATGGCCATGCTCGGCCCTCGCTCGCACCATCAGCTCAGGATACTGCTCCACCGCGTTCTAGGACCGTTAGTTTCGTTCTTTCTTTGCCCATGGATTGGTTTTCGTAAAGCATCAAACTCGAGTTCAGATCTACAATGAAAGGGCCACATTAAATTAATTGATTTGATGCACCTAAATCTTAATCGATTTGAACTTTAGGGGAACTTAATTGATTAGAGCGGCACGTGTGACGTACGTGAGGTGTGATTTCCCGCGCTCGGTGGGATGAAAACATTTCCTACGTTCTCTGTTTCTGTTTCGTGCCCCACTTTGTCGGGTGTTTCCAGAATCAGCATATAGGGTTTAGGTTTTGATCGGCTCTGCCTCCATGGCTGCTGCGCGTCCTCCGTCGAAGCGCCGCCGGACGAACCGGAGCGAGGGGGGTGCCGCCGAGGGGTCTCCTGGAAAGGAGGGCGCGCCCCTCGTGGTCTTGGCCCATGGCGCCGGGGCCCCATCCACCTCCGAGTGGATGCTCAGGTGAGCGGCTTCGTTTCTAGCTgctcttttccgaatgaaacgccCCGCCTCAGGGTGGATCTGATGCTCCTTGGTGTGTTTGGATTGAAATTATAAACCTACAAACCTCCTCCTCCAactccgcttcctcttcctctttcattcTATCTAAACATCCCAAATCACCCTTGCGAAAAAAAAAGggtactttttttctttttcattaataTGAATGCATGTTCCAGTTACTCTTTCGCAaggtaaaattaaaaaaaaaaaatctttggtgCTTATCAACTAAAGAATGAATGGTGCCGTTTTCAGATGGAAGGAAAAGTTAGGGGAAGAACTGGATGCTGTCGAAGTAGTCACTTTCGACTATCCCTGTGAGTATCTTCGGGATGATGCATGAGGTGATGATTGATTGGTCTGATTAAACAATGGAAAACAAAGCGGTCGCTTTCAGAGTACCGGTCTGATCTGCAAAGCAAGGAATCTTATGTTCTACTTACAGAATAGTGCTTTGTTGATGAGGATATGTTCACCGGCAGGGGAAATGGGTGACGTTGTTAGGTGATTGTACATGACACTTAACTGGCTTAATTGCCGTGCAGATATCTCTGGCGGAAAACGCAAAGCTCCTCCCAAAGCAGAAAAGCTAGTTGATCATCACCTGGATGTTGTGAAACGTGCTATTAAAGAATATCCTGGGCATCCTCTTATTCTGGTCGGGAAGTCCATGGGATCAAGGTAATAGTCGGTTTATTCGACTAATCTGCTAATTCATGTATGTTTGGTTAATTGTCATCTTCGATAACGCATAATTTCCGATTTCAACAGAGTCAGTTGCATGGTAGCTGGTAAGGAAGATATCAATGTTTCAGCAATCGTATGCTTGGGTTATCCACTAAAGGTACTAATCTGTTGATTGTGTTCTTCATTTAGATCTGCTTACATTTATTAGATTTTGTAAATTTGTGTATGGCTAATGTATTGCAACCTGATAACGGAATATGAGAAAAACTGGAGTAGCTTGCAGGAAGGCCGAAAAGCCATTTTGAGGAGTGACTCGTAAAGAAGGTTAGAACGAAACTGATTTGGGATGAGTTGGGAGGTAGCTTcatcgttttttttttcttctaagaaAAACAAATGAGGTACAAGATAAGGCCATCTTGTCCGTTGTGAAGGCTGAAACTGAAGCAGCACCATTGTGATACAATAGGTGCTCCACCAATCAAACACATGGGATCAATCCTGATAGATCAATGAACCGGTGGATGCATGGTGGAATGGACTTGGATCAGCTGATACAATGGTCCAGACCTGTTGGATTACGAATCtccttttttatcataatttatgtgTCATTGTTTGTCATAGGATCAGACTGGGTGGTTTGGCATAATGTATGGCCCCCTCATAAGCGATTACCATAGGTTATTTTGGTTTTGCCAGGGAACATGTTTCCTGGTTTCctactatattttatttttgatttttttttccaatttatgATCCACTTTTAGAGAAAATATTAACCCACAGTCCTGGTTGATCGCCATCCAGGTCCCAAATTTTCTTTACTCATAAGTGTATCATTAAAGCTCGTAAGAACTATGACCTGTCTGCTTCAGAAAACCTTCTTTTGTAACGCATCAGATCAACTACAATAACATGTGAGAGTAACGTGCAACATAAATGTTTTTATCTGTGTAGTTTTGTTTCTCTTGCAAAGTCAATACGAGTTACCGAACCCTTCATTG comes from the Musa acuminata AAA Group cultivar baxijiao chromosome BXJ2-8, Cavendish_Baxijiao_AAA, whole genome shotgun sequence genome and includes:
- the LOC135619603 gene encoding uncharacterized protein LOC135619603; protein product: MAAARPPSKRRRTNRSEGGAAEGSPGKEGAPLVVLAHGAGAPSTSEWMLRWKEKLGEELDAVEVVTFDYPYISGGKRKAPPKAEKLVDHHLDVVKRAIKEYPGHPLILVGKSMGSRVSCMVAGKEDINVSAIVCLGYPLKGMNGVVRDETLLQLKAPTMFVQGSKDSLCPLDKLESTRKKMKCVNELHVIDGGDHSFKIGKKHQQSTGIDQDEAEGRSLKAIADFVNRSILEQW
- the LOC135619602 gene encoding probable polygalacturonase, which gives rise to MVPSRALVLMAALLPLLLQCSVAVTEASCSDVVPMKRRREVISITDFGAVGDGKTLNTWPFKKAIYRIQHLRRRGGTLLYVPPGVWLTGSVSLTSHMTLYLARGAIIKATQDTRRWPLVDPLPSYGRGRELPGRRYMSFIQGDGISDVIITGENGTIDGQGEVWWNMWRRRSLHFTRPNLVEFKNSRDIIISNVVFQNSPFWNIHPVYCSNVVIKYVTVLAPHDSPNTDGIDPDSSSNVCIEDAHISTGDDLVAVKSGWDEYGIAYGRPSSGIMIRRLTGSSPFSGVAIGSETSGGVENVLVENVNLYDTGIGIHIKTNVGRGGFVRNITVVNVSMNKVRKGIRIAGDVGDHPDEYFDRRAIPTVDGITIKNVWGVDVQQPGSIQGIKNSPFTRICLSNVKLWGVAKRSAPWKCVDVSGAALGVQPWPCSALARTISSGYCSTAF